In Erpetoichthys calabaricus chromosome 4, fErpCal1.3, whole genome shotgun sequence, one genomic interval encodes:
- the gjb8 gene encoding gap junction protein beta 8 yields the protein MSWGQLYSLLGGVNKHSTSLGKIWLSVLFIFRIMILVVAAESVWGDEQSDFTCNTLQPGCKNVCYDHYFPISHIRLWCLQLIFVSTPALLVAMHVAHSKKEQKKDIIKTMGDKADEDLEMLKKKRLPITGSLWWTYTVSLFFRLAFEGAFIYVFYLLYSGFQMPRLVKCDAWPCPNVVDCFISRPTEKTVFTIFMISASALCMVLNVAEMCYLVVKALVRCCRRSQQRSYHPSHLPKGKEHLQNKKNEQLLSEASSSKDSSMDKLA from the coding sequence ATGAGTTGGGGACAACTGTACTCTCTACTTGGGGGTGTAAACAAACACTCAACCAGCTTGGGAAAGATATGGCTCTCTGTCCTCTTTATTTTTCGTATCATGATCCTGGTGGTAGCAGCTGAAAGTGTTTGGGGGGATGAGCAGTCGGACTTCACGTGCAACACTTTACAACCAGGGTGCAAGAATGTCTGCTATGATCATTACTTTCCCATCTCTCATATTCGTCTGTGGTGCCTCCAGCTTATCTTTGTGTCTACTCCGGCTCTCCTAGTAGCTATGCATGTGGCCCACAGCAAAAAGGAACAGAAGAAGGACATCATTAAGACTATGGGAGATAAGGCTGATGAGGACCTAGAGATGCTCAAGAAAAAAAGGCTTCCAATTACAGGCTCCTTATGGTGGACTTACACTGTAAGCCTCTTTTTCAGGCTGGCATTTGAAGGggctttcatttatgttttttacttGTTGTACAGTGGATTCCAGATGCCCCGCCTGGTAAAGTGTGATGCATGGCCATGTCCTAATGTGGTGGATTGCTTCATTTCACGACCCACAGAGAAAACCGTGTTTACCATTTTCATGATTAGTGCCTCTGCACTCTGTATGGTGCTCAATGTGGCAGAAATGTGCTATTTGGTGGTCAAAGCCCTAGTACGCTGTTGCAGGCGTTCACAGCAAAGGTCTTATCACCCCAGCCATCTGCCCAAAGGGAAGGAGCACCTGCAGAACAAGAAGAATGAGCAGCTGCTTTCCGAGGCCTCTTCTAGCAAAGACAGCTCCATGGACAAGCTTGCATAG